In a genomic window of Enterobacter asburiae:
- a CDS encoding TonB-dependent siderophore receptor → MNNTKMHKTLLALAIGAVTHSAWAAEDKKEDTIVVQSAPADDFKPGGDQLVPAFLDGQVANGGRMGMLGQQNAMDVPFNIISYTSKLVEDQQAKTIADVVANDAGVQFVQGYGNSAETFRIRGLKFDGDDMTFGGLSGVLPRQVVDAQMVDRIEIFKGANSLMNGAASSGVGGMINLEPKHAGDTPQAKVGADYTSDSQIGTTLDAGRRFGDNDQFGARVNLVHREGETGVPNDRRRTTLLSTGLDYKGDRFRSSLDLGYQKKTFHGSPTSVNISAVDFVPEPPKNDRNFSQKWAYSDIENEFGMWRSEYDITDNWTAYTGLGAQHAHEEGIYSAPKLVDKSGKATVSRLDTNRISDSVSGMAGIRGNFTTGFVSHKVNVGYSAMTKNEKIAWKMSAAKDNPTTNIYHNTGVDMPDSTNFNGSGGKYSDPLTSGRTRTQGWLLSDTLGVLDDKLLFTAGARHQKVVVRGYNKITGAENDADGFDGSRWMPTYGVVYKPWEEISLYANHTEALQPGKTAPNTATNYGQSTGIVHSKQNEVGVKADFGRVGGSLALFEIKMPSAILDANNHYGLDAEQRNRGVELNVFGEPMLGMRLNASATWLQAELTKTKNGVNQGNDAIGIPNFYAVLGAEYDIKPVDGLTATARVNHSGTQYADLANSKKLDSYTTLDLGMRYRFAVNHNANQMTVRAGIDNVTNENYWASVDDSGTYITQGEPRTFKVSVGYEF, encoded by the coding sequence ATGAACAACACCAAAATGCACAAAACGCTGCTGGCACTCGCCATTGGCGCGGTTACACATTCCGCCTGGGCGGCGGAGGATAAAAAAGAAGACACCATAGTTGTGCAGTCTGCACCTGCCGACGACTTCAAACCCGGCGGCGACCAGCTGGTGCCAGCCTTCCTTGACGGGCAGGTGGCGAACGGCGGACGCATGGGGATGCTCGGACAGCAGAACGCCATGGACGTGCCGTTCAACATCATCAGCTACACCTCGAAGCTGGTGGAAGATCAGCAGGCGAAAACCATTGCTGACGTGGTCGCCAACGACGCGGGCGTGCAGTTCGTTCAGGGGTACGGCAACAGCGCTGAAACCTTCCGCATTCGCGGCCTGAAGTTTGACGGCGACGACATGACCTTTGGCGGTCTGTCCGGCGTGCTGCCGCGTCAGGTGGTGGATGCCCAGATGGTCGACCGCATCGAGATCTTCAAAGGGGCAAACTCCCTCATGAACGGCGCGGCAAGCTCCGGCGTGGGCGGGATGATCAACCTTGAGCCAAAACACGCGGGCGACACCCCCCAGGCGAAAGTGGGCGCGGACTACACCTCGGACTCCCAGATTGGCACCACGCTGGATGCAGGCCGTCGCTTTGGCGATAACGACCAGTTCGGCGCACGTGTGAACCTCGTCCATCGTGAAGGGGAAACCGGCGTACCGAACGATCGCCGCCGCACCACGCTGCTCTCCACCGGCCTGGACTACAAAGGTGACCGCTTCCGCTCCTCGCTGGACCTGGGCTATCAGAAAAAAACCTTCCACGGCAGCCCGACCAGCGTCAACATCTCGGCGGTGGATTTCGTGCCTGAACCGCCGAAAAACGATCGGAACTTCTCGCAGAAGTGGGCCTACAGCGATATCGAAAACGAGTTCGGGATGTGGCGCAGCGAGTACGACATTACCGATAACTGGACGGCCTATACCGGCCTGGGCGCGCAGCACGCGCATGAAGAAGGGATCTACAGCGCGCCGAAGCTGGTGGACAAGAGTGGCAAGGCGACGGTCAGCCGTCTGGATACCAACCGCATCAGCGATTCCGTCAGCGGCATGGCGGGTATTCGCGGTAACTTCACTACCGGCTTCGTCTCGCACAAGGTGAACGTCGGGTATTCCGCGATGACTAAAAACGAAAAAATCGCGTGGAAAATGTCGGCGGCGAAGGATAACCCGACCACCAACATCTATCACAACACCGGCGTCGATATGCCGGACAGCACTAACTTCAACGGCTCCGGCGGCAAATACAGCGATCCGCTGACCAGCGGGCGCACCCGCACCCAGGGCTGGCTGCTGAGCGATACCCTGGGCGTGCTTGACGACAAGCTGCTGTTCACCGCAGGCGCGCGCCATCAGAAAGTGGTCGTTCGCGGGTATAACAAAATCACCGGCGCAGAGAACGACGCGGACGGTTTCGACGGCAGCCGCTGGATGCCAACCTACGGCGTGGTCTACAAACCGTGGGAGGAAATTTCCCTCTACGCCAACCACACCGAAGCGCTGCAGCCGGGCAAAACCGCACCTAACACCGCCACCAACTACGGCCAGAGCACCGGCATTGTTCACTCTAAGCAGAATGAAGTGGGCGTGAAGGCGGACTTCGGCCGCGTGGGCGGCTCGCTGGCGCTGTTTGAGATCAAAATGCCGTCGGCGATCCTCGATGCTAACAATCACTACGGCCTGGACGCGGAGCAGCGTAACCGTGGCGTGGAGCTGAACGTCTTCGGCGAGCCGATGCTCGGGATGCGCCTGAACGCCAGCGCCACCTGGCTGCAGGCGGAGCTGACCAAAACCAAAAACGGCGTGAACCAGGGTAACGATGCGATCGGCATTCCGAACTTCTACGCCGTGCTGGGCGCGGAGTACGACATCAAGCCGGTTGACGGCCTGACGGCGACCGCGCGGGTGAACCACTCCGGCACGCAGTATGCCGACCTCGCGAACAGCAAAAAGCTCGACAGCTACACCACGCTGGATCTGGGCATGCGCTATCGCTTCGCGGTGAACCACAACGCAAACCAGATGACCGTGCGCGCGGGTATCGATAACGTGACCAACGAAAACTACTGGGCCAGCGTGGATGACTCCGGTACCTACATCACTCAGGGCGAACCGCGGACCTTTAAGGTCTCGGTTGGCTACGAGTTCTAA